In Anabas testudineus chromosome 12, fAnaTes1.2, whole genome shotgun sequence, one genomic interval encodes:
- the orai1b gene encoding calcium release-activated calcium channel protein 1: protein MTLNEHSLQALSWRKLYLSRAKLKASSRTSALLSGFAMVAMVEVQLDNSYPYPPALLIAFSACTTVLVAVHLFALMVSTCILPNIEAVSNVHNLNSVKESPHERMHRHIELAWAFSTVIGTLLFLAEVVLLCWVKFLPVKPNKSSNNTVSSGVAAAITSTSIMVPFGLVFIVFAVHFYRSLVSHKTDRQFQELEELSNLTRLQNELDNRGESSILQSPSSHFP, encoded by the exons ATGACTCTGAACGAGCATTCACTGCAAGCACTGTCCTGGAGGAAGCTGTACCTCAGTCGAGCTAAGCTGAAGGCTTCCAGTCGCACATCAGCTCTGCTCTCTGGATTTGCTATG GTAGCAATGGTAGAAGTGCAGCTGGACAACAGCTATCCCTACCCACCTGCCCTCCTTATTGCTTTCAGTGCCTGTACCACAGTCCTTGTGGCTGTTCACCTGTTCGCACTGATGGTCAGCACCTGTATTTTACCCAATATAGAGGCTGTCAGCAACGTCCACAACCTCAACTCTGTGAAGGAGTCTCCACATGAGAGAATGCATCGACACATAGAACTGGCTTGGGCTTTTTCTACAGTTATCGGCACTTTACTCTTCCTAGCTGAGGTGGTTCTACTCTGCTGGGTCAAATTTTTGCCTGTTAAGCCCAACAAGTCCAGCAATAATACAGTTTCGTCTGGTGTGGCAGCTGCTATTACCTCCACCTCTATCATGGTTCCTTTCGGTTTAGTCTTTATAGTGTTTGCTGTGCATTTCTATCGCTCCTTGGTCAGCCACAAGACTGACAGACAGTttcaggagctggaggagcttTCTAACCTCACCAGGCTTCAAAATGAGCTGGACAACAGAGGAGAATCTTCCATCTTGCAGTCTCCAAGCTCACATTTCCCATAG
- the morn3 gene encoding MORN repeat-containing protein 3 encodes MPYIKTSQKHLPFTAWLDVKSQKCGLRHTVFSVSGNEYTGEWQDNKKHGKGSQVWKKSGAIYSGEWKFGKREGYGTYSTLLQETKEYTRKYAGGWKDGKKHGYGTYFYNNSSVYEGEWSEDYRSGWGRMYYENGDIYEGEWLNDKNHGQGIIQFANGNWYEGAWRDGKKNGSGKFYYSDKGQLYEGFWLEGTAKCGTLSDFGRDEAPTPTKYPIPQIHLVDVQLVLKEAQSAYLGQC; translated from the exons ATGCCATATATTAAAACATCTCAGAAGCATCTGCCATTCACAGCATGGTTAGATGTAAAGTCACAGAAATGTGGACTGCGGCACACAGTTTTCTCTGTCAGTGGAAATGAATACACTGGAGAGTGGCAGGACAACAAAAAGCATG gGAAGGGGTCTCAGGTTTGGAAGAAGTCTGGTGCAATTTACAGTGGTGAGTGGAAATTTGGAAAACGTGAAGGTTACGGAACCTACAGTACACTACTCCAAGAAACAAAGGAGTATACGAGGAAGTATGCTGGTGgatggaaagatggaaagaaacat ggGTATGGGACATACTTCTACAATAACTCATCAGTGTACGAAGGGGAATGGAGTGAGGACTATCGGAGTGGCTGGGGGAGAATGTACTATGAGAACGGAGATATCTATGAGGGAGAGTGGCTCAATGATAAGAATCATGGACAGGGAATCATTCAATTTG CAAATGGAAACTGGTATGAAGGTGCCTGGAGAGATGGCAAGAAGAATGGCAGTGGAAAGTTCTACTATTCTGACAAAGGTCAGCTTTATGAAGGCTTTTGGTTGGAAGGAACAGCAAAATGTGGGACCTTGTCTGATTTTGGGAGAGATGAAGCACCAACACCAACTAAGTATCCAATTCCACAG ATACATCTGGTGGATGTGCAGTTGGTTTTGAAGGAAGCTCAATCAGCCTACCTTGGTCAGTGTTGA